From Clarias gariepinus isolate MV-2021 ecotype Netherlands chromosome 2, CGAR_prim_01v2, whole genome shotgun sequence, one genomic window encodes:
- the psmg4 gene encoding proteasome assembly chaperone 4 has protein sequence MEEGSGSEQARSDTIVVHDFSEKLLEQMVHFHVMKLSGGFFLWVGTGPVLSNLAVSMDSRFDSMPLSTLILGDSSDTTPTSLAQRLTKKTKKQVFVSYNLPVTDSNLTMLVENRIKKEMELHPDKF, from the exons ATGGAGGAGGGCAGTGGCAGTGAGCAGGCTCGCTCAGACACCATCGTGGTTCACGACTTCTCCGAGAAGCTGCTGGAGCAGATGGTGCACTTCCACGTGATGAAGCTCAGCGGCGGGTTCTTCCTCTGGGTCGGAACCGGTCCTGTGCTGTCCAACCTGGCGGTGTCCATGGACAGCAGATTC GACTCCATGCCCCTGTCTACGTTGATACTGGGGGATTCATCAGACACAACACCAACTTCCCTAGCTCAGAGACTGA CGAAGAAAACCAAGAAGCAGGTGTTTGTGAGTTATAACCTTCCAGTGACGGATTCCAATCTAACAATGTTGGTGGAGAACCGAATAAAGAAGGAGATGGAGCTACATCCagacaaattttaa